TTACAAAGTAACGTCAGCAGAAGTGCATGACTCACAACCAATGTTTGACATTTTGGGAAAACCCCGTGTAGAGAATGAATCTGTACGGGGGGATAGTGCATATTGTTCTGAAGAGATTGAAGAAAAATTAAGCAAGGCTGGATTCAAAAGTAATATACATGAAAAAGGTTATCGCAATAAACCGTTAACAAAACTTCAAAAAAGGAAAAACACAAATAAATCAAAAGTAAGAGCACGGGTAGAGCATGTATTTGGTATGATGTACTGGATGAAAGGTGATAATATCCGTAGTATCGGAATCGATAGAGCTGAAGAATCAATAGGAATGATTAACTTGATTTAAAATATGAGAAGATATTGTTTTTTTGCATCATAGCTGACTGTTAGTAGCACTAGTTGAGGACCAATGATATCATTGTGGCATATGATAACGGGATTATATCTTTTAAAATCGGATT
The Spirochaetota bacterium DNA segment above includes these coding regions:
- a CDS encoding transposase, whose translation is NIQKDGKIIKNAKKMLMPDGQRKTIKSIMDTRIISRQIEKRKFILNYKVTSAEVHDSQPMFDILGKPRVENESVRGDSAYCSEEIEEKLSKAGFKSNIHEKGYRNKPLTKLQKRKNTNKSKVRARVEHVFGMMYWMKGDNIRSIGIDRAEESIGMINLI